In Polaribacter sp. L3A8, a genomic segment contains:
- a CDS encoding SMEK domain-containing protein yields the protein MSITLLLDSLSSRLGLLSHKIQMNASINRYSQNIDFEDLFISLINLAYSMNFENANKWEQNAIGVDALDKNNNIVLQITATTSAEKVINSLKKANNSNWSEKANHFKMVYLKDKKPFSGRSVSRINANKGAFIFDANKDYYTADKIYQKLALAKDPIKMQQAIELLDTYLGYLPINKSSGLTSIGLCFDDNDNNFDSVFIIVEQLLKERINVYTYSKKLYDKLKREKNKYFDGLFYIDNDKKLDLVDHYLFILSKQYIENNFGGEILCKYLKLYKETDHPAKIVGFEPNLVIPDTELGNRFRAYNSLQKSNEELKEFSQDLFTNFFNREYKHIPIDVNLLLDQLYVHFGNFTSKDLGSSKECIAVLFTMQDVESFKMIYLVAKPGYSNKGLLEFIRNLRTKQKEKINVLVPKNPIHKTRKALDNLNRLLSVEKVSYIDEFLFEKTSKKFEQEAMQIIEDFVEPVILKNGKTKYAVDILNWINEEDLPSIGIIKAAGGIGKTTIAEKIHDTLIDTNKYKFIVVFINPKQILKEFKSTNFDDHNEYDLYNLFKKAHPQGNTLDEVSFYNNYSQGNILMIFDGIDEIISTVSSFTLEGFLIKLNNLNKRIGRGKILITCRDLYIDEMEHFINTSGKNKLVIYELLPFNQNLAEQYFEKNELNKNKIKKGIELLNKFILEDNKNLLEYVYPPFVIEVVIDILKGEDYDIVLNDNSNSKLLIDGYKSDFILNQIFNRERIKKEQHGISLTIDDQTAIFCFLAIDYNSRIEIDKLRSLLIKLRHFAQLKDAAEGLKDHPLLNKNNGDLIFRYKFLTMEFYTIGIYNLLKPIKPFKLTSYFIDIIGLKANYNSIISKGLLSRLEHEFKYKSYEAINMFRNLMIEINNFEHIEYIRQAAISNLFLIIYDFITNIEKENTNSRELLIRLFSEKKDQVIKNLYLINIPSTSKLHLDFTDLYIEDSKIDGFLNFVFCTFNETTFFVDSCTLKNVKPDSINNIKEITIGEDNFHEIFGDNSLDQVFKLKDKGSIGLEDEIRRYFRFFFKGNVLKELNENFLINSIRREQYLRLIHKICINLNMIQSNKANLIVNKIYRSKVQKFVFQGKTFIEIKNISINISKELL from the coding sequence ATGAGTATAACATTGTTATTAGATAGTTTAAGCAGTAGACTTGGTTTATTATCTCACAAGATACAAATGAATGCATCCATAAATCGTTATTCTCAAAATATCGATTTTGAAGATTTATTTATCTCTTTAATAAATCTAGCATATTCAATGAATTTTGAAAATGCAAATAAATGGGAGCAAAATGCTATAGGAGTTGATGCGTTAGATAAAAATAATAATATTGTTCTACAAATAACGGCTACCACTAGTGCAGAAAAAGTTATTAATTCTTTAAAAAAAGCAAATAACAGTAATTGGTCTGAAAAAGCGAATCATTTCAAAATGGTCTATTTAAAAGATAAAAAACCATTTTCAGGAAGAAGTGTCTCTAGAATTAATGCTAATAAAGGAGCTTTCATTTTTGATGCAAATAAAGATTATTATACCGCAGACAAAATTTATCAAAAATTAGCATTAGCGAAAGATCCAATTAAAATGCAGCAGGCAATTGAGTTATTGGATACTTATTTAGGGTACTTACCTATTAACAAAAGTTCAGGTTTAACTTCTATTGGATTATGTTTTGATGATAATGATAATAATTTTGATAGTGTATTCATTATAGTTGAACAATTATTAAAAGAACGCATCAATGTATATACATATTCTAAAAAGTTATACGATAAACTTAAAAGAGAAAAGAATAAATACTTTGATGGATTATTTTATATAGATAATGATAAAAAATTAGATTTAGTAGATCACTACTTATTTATACTTTCAAAACAGTATATAGAAAATAATTTTGGAGGAGAAATTCTTTGTAAATATTTGAAACTATATAAAGAAACAGACCATCCAGCAAAAATTGTAGGTTTTGAACCTAATTTAGTTATTCCTGATACTGAGCTTGGTAATCGATTCAGAGCGTATAATTCTTTACAAAAAAGTAATGAGGAATTAAAAGAATTTTCTCAAGATTTATTTACTAATTTTTTTAATAGAGAATATAAACATATACCCATTGATGTAAATTTATTGTTAGATCAATTATATGTACATTTTGGTAATTTTACAAGTAAAGATTTAGGTTCTTCAAAAGAATGCATTGCAGTATTATTTACTATGCAAGATGTAGAAAGTTTTAAAATGATTTATTTAGTTGCTAAACCAGGATATTCTAATAAAGGATTATTAGAATTTATTAGAAACTTAAGAACTAAACAAAAAGAAAAAATTAATGTTCTTGTACCCAAAAACCCAATTCATAAAACGAGAAAAGCCTTAGATAATTTAAATAGACTTTTAAGTGTAGAAAAAGTAAGTTATATTGATGAATTTCTCTTTGAAAAAACTTCTAAGAAATTTGAACAAGAAGCAATGCAAATAATAGAAGACTTTGTTGAGCCTGTTATACTTAAAAACGGTAAAACAAAGTATGCTGTTGATATTTTAAATTGGATTAACGAAGAAGATTTACCTTCAATAGGAATTATTAAAGCAGCTGGAGGTATTGGGAAAACTACAATAGCAGAAAAAATTCATGATACTCTTATAGATACTAATAAATATAAGTTTATTGTAGTTTTCATTAATCCTAAACAAATATTAAAAGAATTTAAGTCTACTAATTTTGACGATCATAATGAATATGATTTATATAATTTATTTAAAAAAGCGCATCCACAAGGTAATACATTAGATGAGGTTAGTTTTTACAACAATTATTCTCAAGGTAATATATTAATGATTTTTGATGGAATTGATGAAATTATATCAACAGTTTCATCATTTACATTAGAAGGTTTTTTAATTAAATTAAATAATTTAAATAAAAGAATTGGTAGAGGTAAGATATTAATTACGTGCAGAGATTTGTATATAGATGAAATGGAACATTTTATTAATACATCTGGTAAAAACAAACTAGTTATTTATGAACTTTTACCATTTAACCAAAATTTGGCTGAACAATATTTTGAAAAGAATGAACTTAATAAAAATAAAATAAAAAAAGGAATTGAGCTTCTTAATAAATTTATTTTAGAAGACAATAAAAACCTTTTAGAATATGTGTATCCTCCTTTCGTGATAGAGGTTGTAATTGATATTTTAAAAGGAGAAGATTATGATATAGTTTTAAATGATAATTCAAACTCTAAACTTTTAATAGATGGTTATAAGTCTGATTTTATTTTAAATCAAATATTTAATAGAGAAAGAATAAAAAAAGAACAGCATGGAATAAGCTTGACTATAGATGACCAGACAGCTATCTTTTGCTTTCTTGCTATTGATTATAATTCACGAATAGAAATAGATAAATTGAGAAGTCTATTAATTAAACTTAGACACTTTGCTCAATTAAAAGATGCTGCGGAAGGCTTAAAAGATCATCCTTTATTAAATAAAAATAATGGAGATTTAATTTTTAGATATAAATTCCTAACTATGGAATTTTATACAATTGGTATTTACAATTTATTGAAACCCATAAAACCTTTTAAATTAACTTCTTATTTTATAGATATAATTGGATTAAAAGCTAATTATAATTCGATAATTTCAAAAGGATTATTATCGAGATTAGAACATGAGTTCAAATATAAAAGTTATGAAGCAATTAATATGTTTCGAAATTTAATGATAGAAATTAACAATTTCGAACATATAGAGTATATTAGACAGGCAGCAATAAGTAATCTATTTTTAATTATTTATGACTTTATCACCAATATTGAGAAAGAAAACACAAACTCAAGAGAATTACTTATCAGATTGTTTAGTGAAAAAAAAGATCAAGTTATTAAAAATCTTTACTTAATTAATATTCCTTCCACTTCTAAGCTACATTTAGATTTTACTGATTTATATATAGAAGACAGTAAAATAGATGGTTTTCTAAATTTTGTGTTTTGTACTTTTAACGAAACTACATTTTTCGTTGATTCATGTACATTAAAAAATGTCAAACCTGATTCTATCAATAATATTAAAGAGATAACTATTGGTGAAGATAATTTCCATGAAATATTTGGAGACAATTCTTTAGATCAAGTTTTTAAACTTAAAGATAAAGGGAGTATAGGTCTAGAAGATGAAATAAGAAGATACTTCAGATTTTTTTTTAAGGGCAATGTTCTAAAAGAATTAAATGAAAATTTTTTAATAAATTCTATAAGGAGAGAACAATATCTTAGATTAATTCATAAAATATGTATTAATTTAAATATGATACAATCCAATAAGGCAAACTTAATAGTAAATAAGATCTATCGCTCAAAGGTTCAAAAATTTGTTTTTCAGGGTAAAACATTTATCGAGATAAAGAATATTTCAATAAATATATCTAAAGAGTTACTATAG
- a CDS encoding amidohydrolase family protein — protein sequence MKLGKDKTIFNCHTHIFTIDHVPNEFGRTFVPRFLSKILTIKLVKWYYNKFTSRGNYQYKKFRHSLKKIKYGVIRICKWTYVLYWLILLVSFILKWFFKILTSFLKVDFLFSKELRDITKRFLTLGRYSLNYKSQARIYDLLEKTYERNTKVVVLSMDMDYMEAGKPEIKYLDQLDELKIVKKNNSDLLPFIFLDPRRVNETKLLEGKKNYATFLKSELQKGNFNGIKLYPALGYYPFDKELIDSYLFAQENNIPIMTHCIEGTVFYRGKKKPEWNYHPILTYNKKGTDNPGPIPLPQSGNYQWTTNFTHSMNYHCLLDNELLSNYLGYECDLSKLKICLAHFGGSKEWNKYEADGWNNYNKNISHATVKDYLKIKNTLNHKSKRTIWWNASWLSIIYDLMIKYDNVYADVSFILFNEELFPMLKFILNDTKVSNKILYGTDYYVVTQKKSEKSLHLNLRAYLGEELFFKIANENPRKFLSTSFKKYK from the coding sequence ATGAAACTAGGAAAAGATAAAACTATTTTTAATTGCCATACGCATATATTTACAATAGATCATGTGCCAAATGAGTTTGGTCGTACTTTTGTTCCTCGATTTCTATCTAAAATTCTTACTATAAAATTAGTAAAATGGTATTATAATAAGTTTACTAGTAGAGGAAACTATCAATATAAAAAATTTAGACACTCTTTAAAAAAAATAAAATACGGAGTAATAAGAATTTGCAAATGGACTTATGTTCTTTATTGGTTAATTTTATTGGTTAGTTTTATCTTAAAATGGTTTTTTAAAATTTTAACTTCATTTTTAAAAGTTGATTTTCTCTTTAGTAAAGAATTGAGAGATATCACTAAAAGATTTTTAACATTAGGACGCTATTCTCTTAACTATAAATCTCAAGCCAGAATTTATGATTTATTAGAAAAAACATATGAAAGGAATACGAAAGTAGTGGTACTTTCTATGGATATGGATTATATGGAGGCTGGCAAACCAGAGATTAAATATTTAGACCAATTAGATGAGTTAAAAATTGTAAAAAAGAATAATTCAGATTTATTACCTTTTATTTTTTTAGACCCAAGAAGAGTGAACGAAACAAAATTATTAGAAGGAAAAAAAAATTATGCTACTTTTTTAAAATCTGAACTTCAAAAAGGTAATTTTAATGGAATTAAACTATACCCAGCATTAGGTTATTATCCATTTGACAAAGAGCTTATAGATAGTTATTTATTTGCCCAAGAAAATAATATTCCTATTATGACTCATTGCATTGAAGGAACTGTTTTTTACAGAGGAAAAAAGAAACCAGAATGGAACTATCACCCAATATTAACTTATAATAAAAAAGGCACAGATAACCCAGGACCAATTCCTTTACCTCAAAGTGGCAATTACCAGTGGACCACTAATTTTACACATTCAATGAATTATCATTGTCTATTAGACAATGAGCTTTTATCAAACTATTTAGGTTATGAATGCGATTTAAGTAAATTAAAAATTTGTTTAGCCCATTTTGGAGGTAGCAAAGAATGGAATAAATATGAAGCTGATGGTTGGAATAACTATAATAAAAATATAAGTCATGCAACGGTAAAAGACTATCTTAAAATTAAAAATACTTTAAATCATAAAAGTAAGCGAACAATTTGGTGGAATGCAAGTTGGTTATCGATAATTTATGATTTGATGATAAAGTATGATAATGTATATGCAGATGTTAGTTTTATTCTTTTTAATGAAGAACTTTTTCCAATGTTAAAATTCATATTAAATGACACTAAAGTTTCTAATAAGATATTATATGGCACAGATTATTATGTGGTTACTCAAAAAAAATCTGAAAAGTCATTACATCTAAACTTAAGAGCTTATTTAGGTGAAGAATTATTCTTTAAAATTGCTAATGAAAACCCAAGAAAATTCTTATCAACAAGTTTTAAAAAATATAAATAA
- a CDS encoding N-acetylmuramoyl-L-alanine amidase → MIVLLDNGHGSLINGEYQTAGKRKDWQEKGIIYEGEFNRAIVNGIIEQLTFYKIPYVNIAPEYWDVRLETRIKRANKYPARSSFYLSVHSNAGGGHGSEIFTSPGNTKSDKIATVFGEEFQSEFPDRHLRTDFSDGDLDKERRFYVLTKTKMPAILTENFFMDNFEEFRDILNTREGRQKIIDFHIKAIIRTKIEIFKESAPLNF, encoded by the coding sequence ATGATAGTACTTTTAGACAACGGACACGGATCCTTAATAAACGGAGAATATCAGACAGCTGGTAAAAGAAAGGATTGGCAAGAAAAAGGTATTATTTACGAAGGCGAATTTAATAGAGCCATTGTAAATGGTATAATAGAGCAGCTTACGTTTTATAAGATTCCTTATGTAAATATTGCTCCAGAATATTGGGATGTACGTCTAGAAACACGTATAAAACGAGCCAATAAATATCCTGCTCGTAGCAGTTTTTACTTAAGTGTCCACAGCAATGCTGGAGGTGGACATGGGAGTGAAATCTTCACCTCTCCTGGCAATACCAAAAGTGATAAAATAGCTACAGTTTTTGGTGAAGAATTTCAAAGTGAATTTCCAGATAGGCACTTACGTACAGATTTTAGTGATGGTGACCTTGATAAAGAAAGACGCTTTTATGTGCTTACAAAAACCAAAATGCCCGCAATTTTAACTGAAAATTTCTTTATGGATAATTTTGAAGAGTTTAGAGATATTTTAAACACCAGAGAAGGCAGACAAAAGATTATTGATTTTCATATAAAAGCAATTATAAGAACTAAAATTGAAATATTTAAAGAGTCAGCACCATTAAATTTTTAA
- a CDS encoding tail fiber domain-containing protein, with the protein MIVDKTTLKTYFETGDFPTEQEFINLIDSLEEVSEIVGHNYTELKGLVDSNSLDINKRYILNDYVHKYYIDNTNSNGKIIKREISAIISGFATFGDYVEDLPIGTEVTITKLPENYSGTLVIGDKSTVSGVYSDYYFRFSNPEIHSVAGFEVQYFINRFNNITEGVTVNDTNGKPVLKPTGIINTEVHDGTPYMDMTAIENASPISERILLTPISENSFDLEAKSLIYLGDTVHFDFNDNEVKNDNKVIIGERNGFIKRRINNDLNIDVNCNWREQKFRRWLLADDNIDMFINVNEDSSDLNVMTAFEGKYLFTSEFRKKTDSNYFYIIPAPEYVLKNLDVNGKVKDFEAFAINNIKAKDFSVFELDENKQPVNVTKCVINFLENSVFQNNINTLNLNLYIDDLQILKNSTFTCYANLVNSNNTTVEKIITLDSLFVDNFNSNYFKNVNFLSHSSGNVLKSLFENVVFGTNGHQITIGSGPHESVTWIELNMLNCNFNNTSYGSYSTGIKILNLECLNSCLYFYSNKQRLLQDSIISNSVFKNATLRCLNNNINVVISGLIIPEKDSPEGWIYSIPKTLNSIEIKRISSTGELYYEEESSENDTFTKNIFVWNQATNNWDLTDIQNDIDLTNYVTLDSSQTISGEKTFNRNLGVGEQSKLKFYAPDTSNAPGAGFDLNLESEVFGVENQGLLIDSDLKLGGDLNLSNNNINNVKDITAEKFKKSDGLSTQFLKADGSVDGNTYALISQLFSGNYNDLTNKPTNSGGEPNVQSDWNATSGDALILNKPSIPTNNNQLTNGAGYITSADVSNANTLDGLDSSQFLRNDQDGTLNGNLIVSTNLTVGNYLLTDEAGIISNNALINAGLTIRNSGSGDARLRMDVGSGGFTLGVDNSDSNKFKISGGDSLGTSDKFTLDSFGSFELNGDDQSGIRIYKGSGAESGSFWFAAKDDSNSGWDTTKRFGFYETDRRWCVEGDFIVTEDVVANNFQLSSDINLKENIKPITSKDIIDIDWKSFNMKKDDTKSKRYGVIAQELEETNPELVKTNAKGEKSVLYIDLLIAKIAELEARLDKLEN; encoded by the coding sequence ATGATAGTAGATAAAACAACCTTAAAAACCTATTTTGAAACAGGAGATTTTCCTACAGAACAAGAATTTATTAACCTTATTGATAGTCTAGAGGAGGTCTCTGAAATTGTAGGACATAATTATACAGAACTAAAAGGTTTAGTTGACTCTAATAGCTTAGACATAAACAAACGTTATATTTTAAATGATTACGTACATAAGTATTATATAGATAACACAAATTCGAATGGGAAAATTATAAAAAGAGAAATTTCAGCTATTATTTCTGGTTTTGCAACTTTTGGTGATTATGTTGAAGATTTACCAATAGGCACGGAAGTTACTATAACTAAACTTCCAGAAAATTATTCAGGTACTCTTGTCATTGGTGATAAAAGTACAGTAAGCGGTGTGTATTCAGACTATTATTTTCGTTTTAGTAATCCAGAAATTCATTCTGTAGCAGGTTTTGAAGTTCAATATTTTATTAATAGATTTAATAATATTACAGAAGGTGTTACAGTTAATGATACAAATGGAAAACCTGTATTAAAACCAACGGGTATTATAAATACCGAAGTTCATGATGGTACACCATATATGGATATGACTGCAATAGAAAATGCATCACCAATATCAGAAAGAATCCTATTAACCCCTATTTCAGAAAATAGTTTCGATTTAGAAGCAAAGAGTTTAATATACTTAGGAGATACAGTTCATTTTGATTTTAATGATAATGAAGTAAAAAATGATAATAAAGTTATTATTGGAGAAAGAAATGGGTTTATAAAGAGGAGAATTAATAATGATTTAAATATTGATGTAAATTGTAATTGGAGAGAGCAAAAATTTAGAAGATGGTTATTAGCGGATGACAACATTGATATGTTTATAAACGTTAATGAAGATAGTAGTGATTTAAATGTTATGACTGCGTTTGAGGGTAAATATTTGTTTACTTCAGAGTTTAGAAAAAAAACAGATTCCAATTATTTTTATATTATTCCTGCACCAGAATACGTATTAAAAAACCTCGATGTAAACGGAAAAGTAAAAGATTTTGAAGCCTTTGCAATAAATAATATTAAGGCAAAAGATTTTTCAGTATTTGAATTGGATGAAAATAAACAACCTGTAAATGTTACAAAATGTGTAATTAACTTTTTAGAAAATTCTGTTTTTCAAAATAACATTAATACTTTAAACTTAAATCTGTACATAGATGATCTTCAAATATTAAAGAATTCTACTTTCACCTGCTATGCTAATTTAGTAAATTCGAACAATACAACCGTTGAAAAAATAATTACATTAGATTCTTTGTTTGTTGATAATTTTAATTCAAATTATTTTAAGAATGTAAATTTTCTTAGTCATAGTTCTGGTAATGTTTTAAAATCTTTATTTGAGAATGTTGTTTTTGGAACGAATGGGCATCAAATAACTATTGGTTCAGGGCCACATGAAAGTGTTACATGGATTGAATTAAATATGCTTAATTGTAATTTTAATAACACTTCTTACGGTTCTTACAGCACTGGAATAAAAATATTAAACTTAGAGTGTTTAAATTCTTGTTTATATTTTTATTCTAATAAACAAAGATTATTACAAGATAGTATTATAAGTAATTCTGTCTTTAAGAATGCTACTTTAAGATGTTTAAATAATAATATAAATGTAGTGATTTCTGGATTAATAATTCCTGAAAAAGATTCTCCTGAAGGTTGGATATATTCCATTCCAAAAACTTTGAATTCTATTGAAATAAAGAGAATTTCTTCCACAGGTGAGTTGTATTATGAAGAAGAATCTTCAGAGAATGATACTTTTACAAAAAATATTTTTGTATGGAATCAAGCAACTAACAATTGGGATCTTACTGATATTCAAAATGATATTGATTTAACAAATTACGTAACTTTAGATAGTTCTCAAACCATTTCAGGAGAGAAAACATTTAATAGAAACCTTGGTGTTGGAGAACAATCTAAACTAAAATTTTATGCTCCTGATACTTCTAATGCACCTGGAGCGGGATTTGACTTAAATTTAGAAAGTGAAGTTTTCGGAGTCGAAAACCAAGGTTTACTAATTGATTCAGATTTAAAATTGGGAGGAGATTTAAACTTATCAAATAATAATATAAATAACGTAAAAGACATCACTGCTGAAAAATTTAAAAAATCAGACGGGTTATCAACTCAGTTTTTAAAAGCTGATGGTTCTGTAGATGGTAATACTTACGCATTAATAAGTCAACTGTTTAGTGGTAATTATAACGATTTAACGAATAAACCGACTAATTCAGGTGGTGAACCTAATGTGCAATCAGATTGGAATGCTACAAGTGGCGATGCTTTAATATTAAATAAACCATCAATACCAACTAATAATAATCAACTTACTAATGGTGCTGGGTATATAACCTCAGCTGATGTTAGTAATGCAAATACATTAGATGGTTTAGATAGTAGTCAATTCTTAAGAAATGATCAAGACGGAACATTAAATGGTAATCTAATAGTATCAACAAATTTAACTGTTGGTAATTATCTATTAACAGATGAAGCTGGTATAATTTCTAATAACGCTCTAATAAATGCTGGCTTAACCATAAGAAATTCAGGTTCTGGAGATGCTAGATTACGAATGGATGTAGGAAGTGGAGGTTTTACATTAGGTGTTGATAATTCAGATTCAAATAAGTTTAAAATAAGCGGAGGAGATTCATTAGGTACATCTGATAAATTTACATTAGACTCTTTTGGTAGTTTTGAACTTAATGGTGATGATCAATCTGGTATTAGAATATATAAAGGTTCAGGCGCAGAATCTGGGTCTTTCTGGTTTGCAGCAAAAGATGATTCAAATAGTGGTTGGGACACTACAAAGAGATTCGGTTTTTATGAAACAGACAGAAGATGGTGTGTAGAAGGAGACTTTATTGTAACAGAAGATGTTGTAGCTAATAATTTTCAATTGTCTTCAGATATCAATTTAAAAGAAAATATAAAACCTATAACAAGTAAAGATATTATTGATATAGATTGGAAGTCTTTTAATATGAAAAAAGATGATACCAAATCAAAAAGATATGGTGTTATAGCGCAGGAACTAGAGGAGACGAATCCAGAATTAGTTAAAACGAATGCTAAAGGGGAAAAATCTGTTTTATATATTGATTTATTAATAGCCAAAATAGCAGAATTAGAAGCTAGGTTAGATAAACTTGAAAATTAA